In the Lentimicrobiaceae bacterium genome, AATTTGGTGCCATGCCGGAACGCCTACTATGACCCCTATATCCCATTCGGGAGCTTTACGAACAATTTCATCCAGTTTTGTACTCCAGTCTCTTTCTTTCGAAATCCGTTTACCGGGTTTGTAAAAATGCTGAAACCAAAAAGGCAGATTGCCGGTAGTGATGCCTGAAAGGTCGCCTTCATAATATGTTCCATTGTACATTAAGTGAGTACTCCCTCCCAGCATAAGAATTCCTTTTTCAAAAAACTCACGGGGAAAATCGTATTGTGCAAGTGAAAATAATTGCCGTATACTGGTACGCTTGATAGCCCGTAACATATCGTTGGTAACCGGGATATATTTGCTTGATGCTTCCGATGTTCCTGAACTCAATGCAAAATATTTTACCTGTGTAGGCCAGCAAACATAGGCTTCGCCATGTAGCGCACGGTACCACCAGTTTCTGAAAATGGAATTATAATCATACACCGGTACTTTTTGCTGGAAAGCAGTAATTATATCTTCTTCCTTAAGGATATTTTGGAAATCAAAATGTTCGCCAAATGAGGTAAACTGGGCTTTTTGCAAAAGCCTGCGTAAAACCTTGCGCTGTGCAGCAATCCCTCCAGACCTTCTGATTACCTTGATCGGAATTTTACTTCTGAACTCTATAGCGCTTTTTATAATAGATCCTAATATGGGCATCCGAATGATCTTGGTTAATGTAATAAAGGCGTAAAATTAAAAATATTTTTTTTTATCAAACAAAGCATATAAGTATTTAATCCGTTAAAACAAAATCTTATATCAAATATACCTGATATTCAGACGTTTAATTTTATAAAAAATTTTTAAAGCTAAGTGGGGTTGTTCCGATATCTTAACAGGAAAATAAATCGGAAGTAATATGATCAGCAAAAAGTTTTCCTTCGTCTGTTAGAATAACCCGATTACCGATAACTGAAAGCCATTTTTTTTTGGAAAGCTTCAAGGCGGAATTGTAAAAATCCGAAGTTATTTTTTCCCCAAACTTTTTTTCCATCAAAGCTGTATCACACCCCCACATTGTTCGTAAAGATGTCATAATATATTCGTTGTATTGATCGGCGGGGGTAAGAATTTCTTTGGAAAAAGGAAGGGTATCGTTTTGCAGAGCTGCTATATACGTTGAGATTGAAGAAATATTCCATTGCCGACTTTCGCCATCAAACGAATGGGCTGAGGGTCCTACCCCGAGATATTTTTCACCAGTCCAGTAAGCGGTATTATGTTTTGCGTACATGCCTTCAACGCAAAAATTGGAAATTTCATAATGTTGGTAGCCGTTTTCCCTCATCCGGTGCATCAGCATACGAAATTGTTGCGAAGTCTGTTCTTCGTTCAGGGGGGCTCTTTTCCGGGTAGCAATAAAATATTGTAAAGATGTGCGAGGCTCAACTGTAAGGGCATAAGCCGAAATGTGTGGGATATGTAATGCAAAAGCTTTGTTCAGGTTATTATCAAAATCTGATGAGGTAAGTGTAGGAATTCCATAAATAAAATCAATATTCAGATTGTTGAATCCTGCATCCAGCGCAATCAAAATTGCATCGTAAGCCTGTTTGCTGGTATGGTGGCGACCGAGATAGACGAGATCCACATCGTTAAACGACTGAATCCCTATGCTCAACCTATTGATACCTACATTGCGAAGGGCAATTGCTTTGCCCGGAGTGATGTCTTCGGGATTGGCTTCCAAAGTAATTTCAGGATTAGAAGAAAACTGAAAATGAGAATGGATTTGTTCCAGTATTTTCCCGATAGCAGAAATTTCGAGCAAAGAAGGAGTTCCACCTCCAAAATAAACAGTATTTATTTTTTCCTGCTTCAGATACGATTGCCGGAAGGAAATTTCTTTCAGTACAGACTGAATATAATCGTTTACTTTTCTTTGGCTTGCTGAAGAAAAGAAATTACAATAATGGCATTTATGCCTGCAAAACGGAATATGAATGTAAATGCCTGCCATTATTTAAGAATACGGCGGGGTAGGTTTTTCCGCAAAATGATTCTGAAAGTGGTTCCCTGATTCACAATGGAAGACTTAACAAAGATTTTTCCGGAATGGTATTCCGAAATGATACGTTTGGAAAGGGAAAGTCCCAGCCCCCAACCTCTTTGTTTACTGGTGTATCCTGGTTTGAAAATACCTTTAAATTTTGATTTGGTGATGCCTTTTCCGGTATCGCTTATATCTATTATCACTTGTTTTCCTTCATCGAATATACTGATATTGATTTTACCGTTGCCTCCCATTGCGTCCACGGAATTTTTACAAAGATTTTCTATTACCCACTCAAAAAGATGCAGGTTGAGCGGCAGGGTAATTACGG is a window encoding:
- the hemW gene encoding radical SAM family heme chaperone HemW — encoded protein: MAGIYIHIPFCRHKCHYCNFFSSASQRKVNDYIQSVLKEISFRQSYLKQEKINTVYFGGGTPSLLEISAIGKILEQIHSHFQFSSNPEITLEANPEDITPGKAIALRNVGINRLSIGIQSFNDVDLVYLGRHHTSKQAYDAILIALDAGFNNLNIDFIYGIPTLTSSDFDNNLNKAFALHIPHISAYALTVEPRTSLQYFIATRKRAPLNEEQTSQQFRMLMHRMRENGYQHYEISNFCVEGMYAKHNTAYWTGEKYLGVGPSAHSFDGESRQWNISSISTYIAALQNDTLPFSKEILTPADQYNEYIMTSLRTMWGCDTALMEKKFGEKITSDFYNSALKLSKKKWLSVIGNRVILTDEGKLFADHITSDLFSC